GAGTAATCATGAACAACTGATGTTTTTTTCCACTTTCGGTCTCGATTTTTCGAATTCGTTCAGCAGGTAATCCAAGACTTCTAGCTTGTGCAAGCTGAATAGCTCTAAATTCGACATTAAGTATTCTAGGATTTACATTGACACCACTTTGTAAGCGTCTCAATGTTGATAAAACCACAGGAGAAGCTAAACCAAGGTGATACTTAACATCTGTTCCACGACTAGTTTGCTCACCATAATGGGTAAGCCAAAGTGCCACTACTAAACCGTCGTCGTCGGTCAAGACACCGGAACCACATTGAGTACTAAGATTGGATTCTACAGTTATAGACTCAAAGTTAATAGCTCGAAAACGTGGCATAGGACTGGATGGTATGACCATAGTAATCACGTCAGTCACAGATGTTTTAGCTGCAACAACCCTAGACTTAGaattaaaaccaaaaaaattgaccGGATCTCCCTGTGAAACATAGTAATCCTTTAATTTAGCAGCTTGTATAGGTGTATCTCCAAGCAATTTAGGATCGTATTTGATAAATGCTAAATTTTGAGTTGGATGAAGATGCACAACCTCTGCAGGTATCTGAATAGAGTCTGCAACAGTGATGGTTAGATCCCCAAGATCATAAGGGACTGTACTACGACTTGTGACAGCTAGACCTTTATCCTTATCCAAAACTAAAGCTGTGCCTTTCTTCCGACTTTTGCGACTTCCATCAAGATGAAGTGGCATATAATACAAAACTTTGACAAAACAGTTAATGATATTCGCAGTAGgtccaaaattttcaacattGAGTTTAGGTATAGAAGTGGTACAAGGCTTACTAGGTTCGGCAGGTAAAGGATCacccaaatttttaaaatcccATAAACCAGTTTCATCATTACGGGTTACCATACGAAAAGCTTTTAACCAGTGGCGATCAATTTCAACGACATCTGTAATCAGTGAGTGCTTATCGTGGATAAAATGATAGCCTACAGCAACACGAGAACGATCTGGAATATCTCTCATCACTTCAATGAAAGTATCTAAATCAGGAACTGGTTTATAAGCTATACTATCAAGTATATAACCATATTCCGGACCTTCAAGTCGAAAAGAACCAGCTGGTTCGCTGATAAAAACACCCTTCACAGGCAAAGCATACTGCCTAGCAAGTTGGTAAGAAAGGTTATGGAACTTAGCTCCACAAACTTCCACATATCTATCTGGTGCAATATCGTGAGTGCTTTGAGCCGTACATGTTAATTCTACCAATTCGCTTCCACGTTGAACTGTGAGAACGACGTCTTTTCCAACTGATTCATCGAGAATGCTTTCCAATTCAATAAGGTTTATCAGTATCATCGAGTTGACGTAAAGAAGTATATCTCCTTctttaagttttttaaaagaaggaCCTTCTGGTAATACTGTTTCAACAACCAACATACTAGTAGCTTCGGGAAAAAGAGTACGCACTTTCTCCTCCATCGCAGAATCTAGTCCCAAACGAGAACACTCATCAAAGgtctttatcaaaaattgagcTTGAATAGTTCCTCTGGTAATAGGCGTATTGTTTTGAAGGCAACGTAAAGCTCGTAAAGGTCTATCCAAGGGAAGAAAATAATCAGTGGCAGCAATCATATGACCGCCAGCTTGTAGAGCTACCACATTTCCATTTCTCTCAACTACTGGACTACCACTAGAACCACCACTAGCATTAGCAGCAGCTTGAATATAATTGGTGTTAAAGTCGCAGTAAGTTAGTTCTCCGTAATCAGGAACATTACGGTCGATACGAGAAATCCAGCCAGCTAATATACTCAACTTTTCAGCAGCATCATTACCGACCACACGGATTTCGGTACCAACCTTAGCCAAATCAGGCCGTAGTTCAAGTTGTTCAACATTCATGTacctaatttttttagggTCAAATCTTAAAAAGCCAAAATCATGAACTGGATCACGATAAACTGGGAATACTTCTACCTCCTCATGATTATCAAACACAGCATGTCCTACGAAAGGTCCTGCACAGACGACGTGTCGGTTAGTTAACATATATCCATTCTTGGCATCTACGACGAAAGCACTAGCTTCACCAGTTCCAGACTCATCCGTATCAAATGCTGCAACTTGGCTGAATCGAATAGAAACAACACTTTTCACAACACGAGCAATTGActctttccattttttactttctgcAATAGGGCCACTAGGTGTCATCTCTATTACAGTTTCACTACTTTTTGTTGCTTCATGCTcaattccatttttttttggagttTTGTTTCCGATATCATCACTTTTAGAGCCAGCCcttgctcttttttttatagacATACTTGTGTAAAATCAAAATGCAAGTCCAAggaatttttcaaagttcGCTAGGAAACATAGTGAAGTAGTTTAAGCCTCTGCTAAAACAGTTTGACgatatatattttgatATGAAATGGTTTATATGTCAGCTAAGTAGTTCCGTAAACAACTTAACGAATACGTTacaaatctttatttttaataattaatatattattatatttaattacaatAAATAGATAAGCTTATAAATGTgctaacaaaaaataatcgGGTTTTAAGGATTATTGCAACAAttggataaaaaaaaacggaCATAGAGTGCAAACTCTTGCTGACCCTACCTTTATCATGAgagaaattaataaaaaagccATAAAATTGTTCTTAAACGAGGAGGCCGTATTGTATTGTTTAGTCACATCTAATCGTAAAGTATTTGACTAGGATGTTACGGAACTTACGGCTGTGTTTTGTTGACATACGTACATTATTACCAATCTCACGAAAACATATAACGGTGCCTTAATGAGCTTATCTTAACCAGATACCAATTTTAGGAAACGTTTACTGTACTCTTTCTGTTTCGTAGAGGCAAATAGATTGTATGGTCAAAAGTAATTTTAGGATAGCGAAGCTTAAAAGTTGCTTTCGGTAcgttatttttaattttaaactaAACGAAACTCAAACTAGCCATTGTAAAAGAATACTAAGCATATATCGGCTTTAATAATGAATGATTACTTCTGTTCAGTCatattgaattttatataatGCGCTTGGCTTTTGTAATTCTGTCGATGTTGTAACAGATGAACGGTGAGTACAACCGGAAAATGAGATgtctttatattttttttttgaaaagctttgaaaaaatgtgaATATATGTATATCTTGTAAgataagtaaaaaaagtaataaatcCCTTTAATTTTCCGTTTTCATATTCACTTTCTATCCGCTTACTATAAGAAAGGCAGAAAAGCGTTATCGGTTAATGTGTACGTTTAATTATTAGATGTTCAAAAATGCTATACTTAATTACAAACAAGAGAGTTGAAAGCTGTTACGTGatattccattttttgaGTAAATGTGAGGATAccattgaaaataaaaggtCGGATTTTTACTAACGGTTTATATGCATAGTTATTATAggttacaaaaaataatgatcTGATAATTCCAAGCTAAAGTAAAACGAactaaaacaaagaatgaTAAGAAATTggtgttttttatttccatAAAAATTGAGGGTCATAATTTCGTCGGCTATAGAGCTATGTATACAATCTCCAAATGACTTTGACTTTCGGTTTGGAAATCCGCTAGAAAGTGAAGAAGAATGTATACATAAAAGGTGTAATTAGGTTCAATTCCCAATTTACatctaaataaataatgcTGATACTAGGAACGTTCTTTAtcataaaatgaaatgtgTTTCAACAAATACCTAATTAAGCATTTATCGTTTTaatcatctttttttaatttacaaatattttataaaaataaaaaaagtgtttAGATATTTCTTGGGTAAAAGACACTAAACGGTTGCTAAACATTTGTGTCGATTGAATATGAATGATATAATATCGTTAAAAATGCGTTGGAATCACTTGGTTTGAATGTTGGAAATTAGATTCCAAACCCATGCGAATGAAGCGTAGAAATTCATCGACACTCATGCCATTTCTGGAGCAGATTTTCCAAAGACTAGCAGTTTGTTCCATTACTAGCTCATCCAAACCAAGACGATCATATTTCTTCGATCGATGCTTAGGTTCTTGGACAAGGTTTCTAGATTCTTCTACATCTTGATTGGAAGGTTGGTCAAGATCATAACGATCCCAGTAAGGCTTTTCGCTGTGTGAAACAGGAGAAACATCCCGCTCCTTGTCAGTGGATGTTAAGTCACCACTAGAATCGCGTCTCAACAATTGTTTTTGGGTTTTATCATAGAGGCCCATAAGTTTCAGAGAATGATCcttttggtaaaaaaatacctCAAATTCATACTTCCCTGCTTCAAATAAATACGATATCACATGGTCTTCAGGTGTCCCGCGACCAACAAACTTGGCAGAACGAGGGTCAAAgctttgcaaaaatttccaTAACTCTTCTGACTCCTCTTTGCTGAGGTCCTTATTTATAACTAATCCTTCCCACCATCGATCCGTGGGTGCTAAAAACTTGACTCTCAACTGCAAGATAGGGGTAACAACACCATCTAGTTGTTTGGGATTTTTCAAAGGGAATATGCCTAAGCATGCTAATTCATCATGTCTTTCGTTAGTCATGTTTCACTGTGTACTAAAGtgaaattaaatcaaaGCTTAAGCTGCCGGGTGTAATTGACAATGTGAACAACGCATATGCTACCACTCCATTTATATACGTAACTGACACGGCTTCTGGATAACGAGGATCGATTACTGACacaatcaattttttaaaatattaaacaacTTTCACTATTCTCGTATTAGCAACAAAGTTCTTTTGCTGCggtattttttgttattctCAAATGTTCTAAAGAAGTTGCCAGATTAATCCATCGCTGGAAAAGAATCCAATAGTTCAAAGTTCTTTCAGCTAAAGCCTAGATCCAATTTATGAATAAGCTAACTTGGGAATCGGGATAAACTCTTACCTCtgcataaaaataatataccCAATGCCTTATATTAACATGGTGCTCGAGGGTTTGTTTACTATATAGTTCGAGTAAAATTCATCGCATCCAAAAGTTTCGTTATTAtgctttaaaattaaactGACTGTGCATTAAAGTTTTTAGTATATTACACTGCAGTACCATACCTTCACTGTCAGTTTGTAAGTCTACTTGTACTTTCCAGGAATTTGGGCCGTGACGAACCCAAAAGTCATATTCCACTATTCAAACGTTTTATAGTCTCACAGTTTTAGCAGTTACTTCCCTGTAATCtgctaataaattttaacaaaagaGATATTTGTTATTAAACCAAAGTCATTTGCTTTATCCTTGAGTTAACCGACTTTTAGAAGTCCTTAAAAGTAGTAGTGCTCAATATTTCTGAACACAAATTACTGGTGCTTCTATTTCAATTCGTACATTGGcaagattttttatcttttcaattttaagAATACCGCAAAAGTTATAGAATCGTTAGCCCGATATCTCTTCTCACGACTCGCTAAGCGTCTTCTATCCATATATTTTTCGTCCTCATATACATTGATTTAAGAATATGACAACTGTGAAAAGAACTGTGAGATTAATTACTGATCAGGTATGAAAGCCATCTGATTCATTTGCTACGACCGAGGCGCGTTATTTGACCCAATGGTCAAGGTTAGGTGcaattacaaaaaactttGGCATTATACAGGATGCTCGTACAATTGAATTTAGAAgaacaataaaaaacaaaactttttcttgCAAGTATCTTGATGAACTTTGAACTTACAATATTTAGAATGTGTTGCCGGGAGGTGAAGCAGCTGTGTTGAACGATCAAAGCTTCCCTGTGAGGGAATGGTCTATAAAATTGGTCTGCTTAAATCCTCAGGGAGAAGAAACTGACGCTTCCTTTGTTGATCGTGTCACCTATAAGCTACATCcaacatttcaaaatcctACACGCAGTATGTATTATGTGATGAAAGGAAGATTAGCAGAATAACGttaactaatttttttagctaTCAGAAAACCTCCTTTCCAAATAAAAGAGCAAGGATGGGGTGAGTTTGAAATGGAGATCATAATATACTATGCGGACAAAGGTGGTGAACATCGGTTCCTTCactatttacattttcagCAGGAGCATTATCATGAGGATATCGAATTGGTATGTGTTTTAAGTATTTTAACATTTACTAGACTCTGATTTTATGGTGCTAACTGAGTCTTAGAATATCAATGCTACTAGGCCAGGTTTATTAAAGGCACTGACAGCCACTGGAGAAGTACCTGGCTACAGTGATGAAGGTGAAGAAGCTCGTAAggataaaagaaaaaacgaATCAGAAGTTGGTGCTGGGAAGAAAAAGGCGAAAGCTAAACCTGTTGACATGGATAAACTTGCAGAGGGTTTGCAAAAACTTCAGGAGGATGACTTGTTACAAGTTGTGCAGATGGTGAATGAGAACAAAACACCAGACATGTATGTCCGAAACGACATTGAAGGGGGTGAATTCCATATTGACTTATATACTCTGCCGGACAATCTTCTGCTCTTATTATACAGTTTCTGTGCTAAACGCGTCACTATGTAATTAAGAGCATTGCAGTTTTGTGCAGCCTACTTTAAGGGAGAAGCGTTAGTTTCCCCATTCTACTTTTTTCCTGAAGACTGCTTAATGAGTTCTTGTAtcataatttaaataagaaatttcaTTCCTTTTCACTATTTTTTGAGTTTAACTTGCGCTTAAACAGCGATACAAACATTTGTATTTTGGTACTATGGTGTAGCTTTTGTCtcgaaaaagaatatttggTTAGAttaatataattatttttgtttttacttacataatattttaaaaccGACCTTTTTAGCTTTCATAATCAGCAATTCAGATTATGATCACACTGCCGATAAGTAGTTATTTATCATTCCTTGGATTAGGCTCACTTTGCTATTCGCAAACGTTTCCTGCAACTACAACTTCATGACagattaaattataattattttatatcGACCTTATagtgtttatttattactGCACAAGAAATTATAGAGTTATGTCTCTAAAACCAGTTAAATTAGCCTTTGAGAAGTATTCTGCCACAGTTGCTAAACACCCCCCAGTTTTGATCTTCCACGGACTATTGGGATCTAAGCGTAATTGGAGAAGTTTGGCAAAAAAGTTTTCCTGCAAACTTGACCGGGATATTTACGCTATTGATCAGAGGTGTCATGGAGATTCTCCCTGTGTAGCTCCTCTCAGCTATTCCGCCATGGCTTTGGACGCTTTCCAGTTTATGAAAGATCACAAATTAGATAAAGCATCAATAATTGGTCATTCCATGTGAGTACtaagaaatttttgctatttgataaattaatatttgcGTGATTTATAGTTATACTAACTTTGCTGACTTAGGGGAGCGAAAACTGCAATGGTAACTGCATTGAAGTGGCCCGATAAAGTTGAGAAGCTCGTGGTAGTTGATAATTCCCCTTGGTATCAAGATTTGCCCAGAGATTATGGCGCATATTTCAGGAAAATGATACAGATTGACGAAGCTAATATTACTAAATACAGTGAGGC
This portion of the Schizosaccharomyces pombe strain 972h- genome assembly, chromosome: I genome encodes:
- the htr12 gene encoding serine protease, yielding MSIKKRARAGSKSDDIGNKTPKKNGIEHEATKSSETVIEMTPSGPIAESKKWKESIARVVKSVVSIRFSQVAAFDTDESGTGEASAFVVDAKNGYMLTNRHVVCAGPFVGHAVFDNHEEVEVFPVYRDPVHDFGFLRFDPKKIRYMNVEQLELRPDLAKVGTEIRVVGNDAAEKLSILAGWISRIDRNVPDYGELTYCDFNTNYIQAAANASGGSSGSPVVERNGNVVALQAGGHMIAATDYFLPLDRPLRALRCLQNNTPITRGTIQAQFLIKTFDECSRLGLDSAMEEKVRTLFPEATSMLVVETVLPEGPSFKKLKEGDILLYVNSMILINLIELESILDESVGKDVVLTVQRGSELVELTCTAQSTHDIAPDRYVEVCGAKFHNLSYQLARQYALPVKGVFISEPAGSFRLEGPEYGYILDSIAYKPVPDLDTFIEVMRDIPDRSRVAVGYHFIHDKHSLITDVVEIDRHWLKAFRMVTRNDETGLWDFKNLGDPLPAEPSKPCTTSIPKLNVENFGPTANIINCFVKVLYYMPLHLDGSRKSRKKGTALVLDKDKGLAVTSRSTVPYDLGDLTITVADSIQIPAEVVHLHPTQNLAFIKYDPKLLGDTPIQAAKLKDYYVSQGDPVNFFGFNSKSRVVAAKTSVTDVITMVIPSSPMPRFRAINFESITVESNLSTQCGSGVLTDDDGLVVALWLTHYGEQTSRGTDVKYHLGLASPVVLSTLRRLQSGVNVNPRILNVEFRAIQLAQARSLGLPAERIRKIETESGKKHQLFMITHVEAGTPRILTDGDIIISANGKSITRIRDLQVDDVTEVDMEILREGKVQTVKVPTFPSDNCETNRVVICWGATLQAPHRAVRLQIEDLPSNVFVTNRGRGSPADQYDLGAAQFITAVNGVTTLNLEDFVREIRKIDDNSYVRVSTSTFDKVPVVLTIKMNKHYFPTIDLVQDAKAENGWRAVQYDEVGEKKNPSMGFTIDEEVDDNTFDTEGEQQ
- the mug35 gene encoding protein mug35, whose product is MTNERHDELACLGIFPLKNPKQLDGVVTPILQLRVKFLAPTDRWWEGLVINKDLSKEESEELWKFLQSFDPRSAKFVGRGTPEDHVISYLFEAGKYEFEVFFYQKDHSLKLMGLYDKTQKQLLRRDSSGDLTSTDKERDVSPVSHSEKPYWDRYDLDQPSNQDVEESRNLVQEPKHRSKKYDRLGLDELVMEQTASLWKICSRNGMSVDEFLRFIRMGLESNFQHSNQVIPTHF
- the tfg3 gene encoding TFIID, TFIIF, Ino80, SWI/SNF, and NuA4 complex YEATS family subunit Tfg3, translated to MTTVKRTVRLITDQNVLPGGEAAVLNDQSFPVREWSIKLVCLNPQGEETDASFVDRVTYKLHPTFQNPTRTIRKPPFQIKEQGWGEFEMEIIIYYADKGGEHRFLHYLHFQQEHYHEDIELNINATRPGLLKALTATGEVPGYSDEGEEARKDKRKNESEVGAGKKKAKAKPVDMDKLAEGLQKLQEDDLLQVVQMVNENKTPDMYVRNDIEGGEFHIDLYTLPDNLLLLLYSFCAKRVTM
- a CDS encoding hydrolase, with amino-acid sequence MSLKPVKLAFEKYSATVAKHPPVLIFHGLLGSKRNWRSLAKKFSCKLDRDIYAIDQRCHGDSPCVAPLSYSAMALDAFQFMKDHKLDKASIIGHSMGAKTAMVTALKWPDKVEKLVVVDNSPWYQDLPRDYGAYFRKMIQIDEANITKYSEADKMMSTVEKDILVRSFLLSNLKKDSNNSNTFKFRVPIELISKSLKTIEGFPASLNDLVYDSPTLVIRALKAPFIPDSALPVFKKFFPKYELVSLDCGHWVHFEKPKEFSESIINFLNN